The following proteins are co-located in the Micromonospora viridifaciens genome:
- a CDS encoding ABC transporter ATP-binding protein, whose amino-acid sequence MSEPVLSVEDLSVRIAGLHILQGVSFEVAPTGVTVLLGRNGVGKTTTLRAIVGLTPRNGEVRGTVRMGARSLLARPTHRLVRDGLGYVPEDRCVFAGLTVAENLRLAERRGTTPAYDKVYSLFPELDRRGRQRAGSLSGGQQQMLAIGRVLLNDNRLLLVDEPTKGLAPKVVTEVAEVLERVAESVPVLLVEQNLAVVRRLARDAVVLSAGQVAWTGNAQDLLLETALTRSLLGVGSEVKA is encoded by the coding sequence ATGAGTGAACCCGTCCTCAGCGTCGAGGATCTGTCGGTGCGGATCGCCGGGCTGCACATCCTCCAGGGCGTGTCGTTCGAGGTCGCGCCGACCGGGGTGACCGTGCTGCTCGGTCGCAACGGCGTCGGCAAGACCACCACGCTGCGCGCGATCGTCGGTCTGACGCCCCGCAACGGCGAGGTGCGCGGCACCGTCCGGATGGGGGCGCGGAGCCTGCTCGCCCGCCCCACCCACCGGCTGGTCCGCGACGGCCTCGGCTACGTGCCGGAGGACCGCTGCGTCTTCGCCGGCCTCACCGTCGCGGAGAACCTGCGGCTCGCCGAACGGCGGGGCACCACCCCGGCGTACGACAAGGTTTACTCGCTCTTCCCCGAGCTGGACCGGCGCGGGCGGCAGCGGGCCGGCTCGCTCTCCGGCGGGCAGCAGCAGATGCTCGCGATCGGCCGGGTGCTCCTCAACGACAACCGGCTGCTGCTGGTCGACGAGCCGACCAAGGGGTTGGCGCCGAAGGTGGTGACCGAGGTGGCCGAGGTGCTGGAACGGGTCGCGGAATCCGTGCCGGTGCTGCTGGTCGAGCAGAACCTGGCCGTGGTGCGGCGGCTGGCGCGCGACGCCGTGGTGCTCTCCGCGGGCCAGGTGGCGTGGACCGGAAACGCCCAGGACCTGCTGCTGGAAACCGCGCTGACCAGGTCGCTGCTGGGTGTCGGGTCGGAGGTGAAGGCGTGA
- a CDS encoding substrate-binding domain-containing protein: MTIRHTRRVFLSAATMMAAAMAATACGSPQETASGGGDAAPVKVGLVYSQSGPLASYGKQYIEGFKAGLDYATKGTGKVGDRKIELTEVDDAGDPAKAVSAAKDLIGKGTKIIAGSTASGVALQVAPIAAQNKVLFISGPAATDAVTGANKYTFRSGRQSYQDVVTAKSFIGDAAGKKVVVFAQDGAFGDANEAAVKAVIGGAGATVSSVRAPASATEFTPFASQIKAAKPDLLFVAWAGTTAPAMWQTLDQQGVLASTTVVTGLDIRASWPTFGAAGSKISFLSHYFDGASDTEAAKALKAKVGTVDLFHPDGFAAAQMVVRAAQEGGDDVDKMVKALEGWQFDSVKGQMSIRAEDHALLQPMYQAKLAGSGTEFTATAQKTLTGDETAPPVTQMKG, encoded by the coding sequence ATGACGATCCGGCACACGCGACGGGTGTTCCTCTCCGCCGCCACGATGATGGCGGCCGCGATGGCCGCCACCGCCTGTGGCAGCCCGCAGGAAACCGCGTCCGGCGGCGGCGACGCCGCACCGGTCAAGGTCGGTCTGGTGTATTCCCAGTCCGGGCCGTTGGCCAGCTACGGCAAGCAGTACATCGAGGGCTTCAAGGCTGGCCTGGACTACGCCACCAAGGGCACCGGCAAGGTCGGTGACCGGAAGATCGAGCTCACCGAGGTCGACGACGCGGGGGACCCGGCCAAGGCGGTCTCCGCGGCCAAGGACCTGATCGGCAAGGGCACGAAGATCATCGCGGGCTCCACCGCCTCCGGCGTGGCCCTCCAGGTCGCCCCGATCGCCGCGCAGAACAAGGTGTTGTTCATCTCCGGGCCGGCCGCCACCGACGCGGTGACCGGGGCGAACAAGTACACGTTCCGCTCCGGTCGGCAGTCGTACCAGGACGTGGTGACCGCCAAGTCCTTCATCGGCGACGCCGCCGGCAAGAAGGTCGTCGTGTTCGCCCAGGACGGTGCCTTCGGCGACGCGAACGAGGCCGCCGTCAAGGCCGTGATCGGCGGTGCCGGCGCGACCGTGAGCAGCGTCCGGGCCCCGGCCAGCGCCACCGAGTTCACCCCGTTCGCCAGCCAGATCAAGGCCGCCAAGCCGGACCTGCTCTTCGTCGCCTGGGCCGGCACCACCGCCCCGGCCATGTGGCAGACGCTCGACCAGCAGGGCGTGCTCGCCTCCACCACGGTCGTCACCGGCCTGGACATCCGCGCCTCCTGGCCCACCTTCGGCGCGGCCGGCAGCAAGATCTCCTTCCTGTCGCACTACTTCGACGGGGCCAGCGACACCGAGGCCGCCAAGGCGCTGAAGGCCAAGGTCGGCACCGTCGACCTGTTCCACCCGGACGGCTTCGCCGCCGCCCAGATGGTGGTCCGCGCCGCGCAGGAGGGCGGCGACGACGTCGACAAGATGGTCAAGGCGCTCGAGGGCTGGCAGTTCGACAGCGTCAAGGGCCAGATGAGCATCCGCGCCGAGGACCACGCGCTGCTCCAGCCGATGTACCAGGCCAAGCTCGCCGGCAGCGGTACCGAGTTCACGGCGACCGCGCAGAAGACCCTGACCGGTGACGAGACGGCGCCGCCGGTCACCCAGATGAAGGGCTGA
- a CDS encoding GntR family transcriptional regulator, with protein MIGGAEPTGVLTMPTAQPSFRRIVNEIAEKIRSGELKPGDKLPSTSELAKIYDVSTGTVYRALSLLHDRELIIGQPGRGTYVAERPGQ; from the coding sequence ATGATCGGAGGTGCCGAACCAACCGGAGTCCTCACCATGCCCACAGCACAGCCATCATTCCGACGCATCGTCAACGAGATCGCCGAGAAGATCAGGAGCGGCGAGCTGAAGCCTGGCGACAAGCTGCCCTCGACCAGCGAACTTGCCAAGATCTACGACGTCAGCACCGGCACGGTGTACCGCGCCCTCTCCCTGCTGCATGACCGGGAACTGATCATCGGCCAGCCCGGCCGCGGCACCTACGTCGCCGAGCGTCCGGGGCAGTAA
- a CDS encoding glycerophosphodiester phosphodiesterase: MRRTLSALGAAGALLTAAVVVPAVAAQADSEPRVEQSRATQRPIVIAHRGASGYRPEHTLEAYRLAIRMGADYIEPDLVSTKDGVLVARHENEISGTTDVAARPEFAARRATRTIDGATVTGWFTEDFTLAELKTLRAKERLPQVRVANTAFDGQFEVPTFQEVIDLARAESKARGRTIGVYPETKHPSYFASIGLPLEEPLVAVLKANKLTHRNDPVFIQSFETANLRKLDRMIDVRLIQLMDAAGSPYDFTAAGDPRTYADLASAVGLAWVAGYADGVGLHKNLIVPRDAAGKLLPPTSVIRDAHRVKLLVHAWTFRAENQFLAVDHRIGTDPNARGDITAEYELFFGLGLDGAFADHPDTAVAARAGL, translated from the coding sequence TTGCGACGTACCCTTTCCGCCCTCGGCGCGGCCGGCGCGCTGCTCACGGCGGCCGTGGTGGTGCCGGCCGTGGCCGCTCAGGCCGATTCGGAGCCCCGTGTCGAGCAGTCCCGCGCGACCCAGCGGCCGATCGTGATCGCCCACCGGGGGGCCAGCGGCTACCGCCCGGAGCACACGCTGGAGGCCTATCGGCTGGCGATCCGGATGGGCGCCGACTACATCGAGCCGGACCTCGTCTCGACGAAGGACGGCGTGCTGGTCGCCCGGCACGAGAACGAGATCTCCGGTACGACCGACGTGGCCGCCCGCCCCGAGTTCGCCGCCCGGAGAGCGACCAGGACCATCGACGGGGCCACGGTCACCGGCTGGTTCACCGAGGACTTCACCCTGGCCGAGCTGAAGACGCTGCGGGCCAAGGAGCGGCTGCCCCAGGTGCGGGTGGCCAACACCGCGTTCGACGGGCAGTTCGAGGTGCCGACCTTCCAGGAGGTCATCGACCTGGCCCGGGCCGAGTCCAAGGCTCGGGGCCGGACCATCGGCGTCTACCCGGAGACCAAGCACCCCAGCTACTTCGCCTCCATCGGGCTGCCGCTGGAGGAGCCGCTGGTCGCGGTGCTAAAGGCCAACAAGCTGACCCACCGCAACGACCCGGTCTTCATCCAAAGCTTCGAGACGGCCAACCTGCGCAAGCTGGACCGCATGATCGACGTACGGCTGATCCAGCTCATGGACGCCGCCGGCAGCCCGTATGACTTCACCGCCGCCGGCGACCCGCGCACCTACGCCGACCTGGCCTCGGCCGTGGGCCTCGCCTGGGTGGCCGGGTACGCCGACGGCGTCGGCCTGCACAAGAACCTCATCGTGCCCCGGGACGCAGCCGGCAAGCTGCTTCCGCCGACCTCGGTGATCCGGGACGCGCACCGGGTGAAGCTGCTCGTGCACGCCTGGACGTTCCGCGCCGAGAACCAGTTCCTCGCGGTCGACCACCGCATCGGCACCGACCCGAACGCCCGCGGCGACATCACCGCCGAGTACGAGCTCTTCTTCGGCCTCGGCCTCGACGGCGCCTTCGCCGACCACCCCGACACGGCCGTGGCGGCCCGCGCGGGCCTCTGA
- a CDS encoding branched-chain amino acid ABC transporter permease: protein MSTVVLLALTGLGLGALYFLVASGLSLVFGLADVLNFAHGLFLGVGAYATWWAADNLPGAGADGFGFVVAVAFGVLAGALVAVLVELVLIRPLYSRTIEQVLVTVGLSLAGVALLQATWGADPRPFPRPAWTREVTSVLGANVPNAGLLLIIAAVLVLGGLLAFLQFTRYGLIIRAGVENREMVTALGIDVRKAFTLVFAIGGAAAALAGALGGVYFGNVSPGQGGSLLIFAFIVVVIGGMGSVVGSAYAAVAVGLLQQFVNYYGTSGLGDLCVVGLLAVVLLLRPQGLAGKVATA from the coding sequence GTGAGCACGGTCGTCCTGCTGGCGCTGACCGGGCTCGGCCTGGGGGCGCTCTACTTCCTGGTCGCCTCCGGCCTGTCCCTGGTCTTCGGTCTCGCCGACGTGCTCAATTTCGCGCACGGCCTGTTCCTCGGCGTCGGGGCGTACGCGACCTGGTGGGCGGCCGACAACCTGCCCGGGGCCGGCGCTGACGGGTTCGGCTTCGTGGTGGCGGTCGCCTTCGGCGTGCTCGCCGGGGCCCTCGTCGCGGTGCTGGTCGAGCTGGTGCTGATCCGGCCGCTCTACTCCCGCACCATCGAGCAGGTGCTGGTCACCGTCGGCCTGTCGCTGGCCGGGGTGGCGCTGCTCCAGGCCACCTGGGGTGCCGACCCCCGGCCGTTCCCGCGCCCGGCGTGGACCCGCGAGGTCACCTCGGTGCTCGGCGCGAACGTGCCGAACGCCGGGCTGCTGCTGATCATCGCCGCCGTGCTGGTGCTCGGCGGGCTGCTCGCCTTCCTCCAGTTCACCCGGTACGGCCTGATCATCCGGGCCGGGGTGGAGAACCGGGAGATGGTGACCGCGCTCGGCATCGACGTCCGCAAGGCGTTCACCCTGGTCTTCGCGATCGGCGGGGCGGCCGCCGCGCTGGCCGGCGCGCTCGGCGGGGTCTACTTCGGCAACGTCTCGCCCGGCCAGGGCGGCTCACTGCTGATCTTCGCGTTCATCGTGGTGGTGATCGGCGGGATGGGCTCGGTGGTCGGGTCCGCGTACGCGGCGGTCGCGGTCGGGCTGCTGCAACAGTTCGTCAATTACTACGGCACTTCCGGCCTGGGTGACCTCTGTGTGGTCGGGCTGCTCGCTGTGGTGCTGCTGCTGCGTCCGCAGGGCCTGGCCGGAAAGGTGGCAACGGCATGA
- a CDS encoding GNAT family N-acetyltransferase, whose product MSTPKPASLRSMDVRLEPWSESALDLLRRINTPQMRRHVGGPEPEERLLARHRRYLAMPATGRGCMFAVLLGDELVGSIAYHQRDWQGEQIYETGWNVLPPFQGQGIATAAGTALIAIVREAARHPDAPGTLHAFPSVENASSNALCRRLGFTLLGPCDFEYPQGSGSLMRSNDWVIDLADSGLPSGRSSVPTDLMA is encoded by the coding sequence TTGAGCACCCCGAAGCCTGCCAGCCTCCGCAGCATGGACGTTCGTCTTGAGCCTTGGTCGGAATCCGCGCTCGACCTCCTGCGCCGGATCAACACTCCGCAGATGCGTCGACACGTCGGCGGCCCCGAGCCGGAGGAAAGGCTGCTCGCCCGGCACCGCCGATACCTCGCCATGCCGGCAACGGGCCGCGGCTGCATGTTCGCCGTACTGCTTGGTGACGAGCTGGTCGGCAGCATCGCCTACCATCAGCGTGACTGGCAGGGCGAGCAGATCTACGAGACCGGCTGGAACGTCCTACCGCCCTTCCAGGGTCAGGGCATTGCCACCGCAGCCGGCACCGCCCTGATCGCCATCGTCCGCGAGGCTGCCCGTCACCCCGACGCCCCCGGCACCCTGCACGCGTTCCCCTCGGTCGAGAACGCCTCCTCGAACGCCCTCTGCCGGCGCCTCGGCTTCACTCTCCTCGGCCCCTGCGATTTCGAGTACCCGCAAGGCAGCGGCTCGCTGATGCGCAGCAACGACTGGGTCATCGACCTCGCCGATTCCGGCCTGCCGTCAGGGCGCAGCTCAGTCCCCACAGACCTGATGGCGTAA
- a CDS encoding DivIVA domain-containing protein — MRNVLNLFRPASKRASRPPNGGWYRSESCRPLTVGQIRERQFRNVRRGLDPAEVHAFLHRVAGDLAAARRQLAVTQEENVRIKRALRSWQSRFSPGVHR; from the coding sequence ATGCGAAACGTGCTCAACCTGTTCCGGCCGGCTAGTAAGCGTGCGAGCCGGCCGCCGAACGGTGGCTGGTACCGCTCGGAATCGTGCCGGCCGCTGACCGTGGGGCAGATCCGCGAGCGGCAGTTCCGCAACGTGCGACGCGGGCTCGACCCGGCCGAGGTGCACGCGTTTTTGCACCGGGTCGCCGGCGATCTGGCCGCCGCTCGGCGGCAACTGGCCGTGACGCAGGAGGAGAACGTCCGGATCAAGCGGGCGCTGCGGAGTTGGCAGTCCCGCTTCAGCCCCGGAGTGCACCGGTGA
- a CDS encoding ABC transporter ATP-binding protein, protein MLATRGLTWRIGEVSIVDGVYLDLAPGEFLGVIGPNGAGKTSLFNLITGLRRPTEGKVLLDGEDVTALPPHRRARLGLGRTFQASSVFGSLTVRENVRLAVQAHRGGSMKLWRRAAADREVAAAADAALDRVGLAHRGTALAGTLAHGEKRKLEIALLLAGDPRVMLLDEPMAGVSAEDVPELVSVIKSLTGDSGRSVLMVEHHMDVILELADRIAVMHHGALLACDTPDTVMANATVQEAYLGEAL, encoded by the coding sequence GTGCTCGCCACCCGCGGTCTGACCTGGCGGATCGGTGAGGTCTCCATCGTCGACGGCGTCTACCTCGACCTGGCGCCCGGCGAGTTCCTCGGCGTGATCGGGCCGAACGGCGCCGGCAAGACCTCCCTGTTCAACCTGATCACCGGCCTGCGCCGGCCCACCGAGGGGAAGGTCCTGCTGGACGGGGAGGACGTCACCGCCCTCCCGCCGCACCGGCGGGCGCGTCTCGGGCTGGGGCGTACCTTCCAGGCGTCCTCGGTGTTCGGCTCGCTGACGGTGCGGGAGAACGTCCGGCTCGCCGTACAGGCGCACCGGGGTGGCTCGATGAAGCTGTGGCGGCGGGCGGCGGCCGACCGGGAGGTGGCCGCCGCCGCCGACGCGGCGCTCGACCGGGTCGGCCTCGCCCACCGGGGTACGGCGCTCGCCGGCACCTTGGCGCACGGCGAGAAGCGCAAGCTGGAGATCGCCCTGCTGCTCGCCGGGGACCCCCGGGTGATGCTGCTCGACGAGCCGATGGCCGGGGTCAGCGCCGAGGACGTGCCCGAGCTGGTCAGCGTCATCAAGTCGTTGACCGGCGACAGCGGTCGGTCGGTGCTCATGGTGGAGCACCACATGGACGTGATCCTGGAGCTGGCCGACCGGATCGCCGTGATGCACCACGGCGCGCTGCTGGCCTGCGACACCCCGGACACGGTGATGGCCAACGCCACCGTCCAGGAGGCGTACCTGGGGGAGGCGCTATGA
- a CDS encoding branched-chain amino acid ABC transporter permease: MTEVKSAEVPAPPAAVPDELTPGHSRWHGLRPYAPLAALVVAAIVPYSTLNLPGVFEGPLNSPGTLQLLAICLVFGGLAAGYDLLFGRTGMLSFGHALYFAAGVYGTDILVTRAGLPLWQAALLTITGGTILAALLGAVALRTVGIAFAMVTLAFAQVGAILVARNFGGWTGGEEGLPLDVSGLPSALVGVVNTVNLYWLALAYLALVVFVVHRVSGSPTGRVLAGLRDDERRVGVLGLDPYRFKLVAFTLSGGLAAAGGAVYCLIVGGASPHITSSELTLSLLVMVVLGGPGTRWGPVLGGILYMYLDHRLTAFGSSDAVNSLPAFLSHPLSQPLFVLGTVFILAVYFFPGGLASLRSRLHPLLSALPSRRP; the protein is encoded by the coding sequence ATGACCGAGGTCAAGAGCGCCGAGGTTCCGGCGCCGCCCGCAGCGGTGCCCGACGAGTTGACCCCGGGGCACTCGCGCTGGCACGGGCTGCGCCCGTACGCGCCGCTGGCCGCCCTGGTGGTGGCGGCGATCGTGCCGTACTCGACGCTGAACCTGCCGGGTGTCTTCGAGGGACCGCTGAACTCGCCGGGCACCCTGCAACTGCTCGCGATCTGCCTGGTGTTCGGCGGCCTGGCGGCCGGGTACGACCTGCTCTTCGGGCGGACCGGGATGCTCTCCTTCGGGCACGCCCTCTACTTCGCCGCCGGCGTGTACGGCACCGACATCCTGGTCACCCGGGCCGGGTTGCCGCTGTGGCAGGCGGCGCTGCTCACGATCACCGGCGGGACCATCCTGGCTGCCCTGCTCGGCGCGGTCGCGCTGCGTACCGTGGGCATCGCGTTCGCCATGGTGACGCTCGCGTTCGCCCAGGTCGGGGCGATTCTTGTGGCGCGTAACTTCGGCGGCTGGACCGGCGGCGAGGAGGGCCTGCCGCTCGACGTCTCCGGCCTGCCGTCGGCCCTGGTCGGGGTGGTGAACACCGTCAACCTGTACTGGCTGGCGCTGGCGTACCTGGCCCTGGTGGTCTTCGTGGTGCACCGGGTGAGCGGCTCGCCGACCGGGCGGGTGCTGGCCGGGCTGCGCGACGACGAGCGCCGGGTTGGGGTGCTGGGGCTCGACCCGTACCGGTTCAAGCTGGTCGCGTTCACCCTGTCCGGCGGGCTGGCCGCGGCTGGCGGGGCGGTCTACTGCCTGATCGTCGGTGGTGCCTCACCGCACATCACGTCGTCCGAGCTGACCCTGTCGCTGCTGGTCATGGTGGTGCTCGGCGGCCCGGGCACCCGCTGGGGCCCGGTGCTGGGCGGCATCCTCTACATGTACCTGGACCACCGGCTGACCGCCTTCGGCAGCAGCGACGCGGTGAACAGTCTCCCGGCGTTCCTCAGCCACCCGCTGTCCCAGCCGCTCTTCGTCCTCGGCACGGTCTTCATCCTGGCCGTCTACTTCTTCCCCGGCGGCCTGGCCAGCCTCCGCTCCCGCCTCCACCCTCTCCTCTCCGCCCTCCCCTCCCGCCGCCCCTAA